The following are encoded in a window of Desulfobaccales bacterium genomic DNA:
- a CDS encoding NUDIX domain-containing protein, translating to MKVFGNAMSGSLLKTVINKRQRYQAGAGLPPVDRFQREVERLAVRLEPQCFTEQLSIVNPQGEPTGHEAPRWFVHLMGLQHLTARVALFTEREMILQVRSGKRPGTQGMIDLTAGGHVLAGRTPLETAYRELFEEIGISGINLAGGNLIPVGQTPVQIVEKPYDHTVNAEINVLFAGRLKQQALPKIRIDCQEVENLSLQTAEDLRELANSPLASSSLCFCLPIYLENLRHFMSRK from the coding sequence ATGAAGGTTTTTGGCAACGCTATGAGCGGCTCCTTACTCAAGACCGTAATTAATAAGCGTCAGCGCTATCAGGCCGGTGCCGGCTTGCCGCCGGTCGACCGTTTTCAGCGGGAAGTTGAGCGGCTGGCCGTCAGATTAGAGCCGCAATGCTTTACCGAACAGCTCTCGATCGTTAACCCGCAAGGCGAGCCAACCGGCCACGAGGCACCGCGCTGGTTCGTTCACCTGATGGGCTTACAGCATCTGACCGCTCGGGTCGCGCTCTTCACCGAACGGGAAATGATCCTGCAGGTGCGCAGCGGCAAGCGGCCGGGAACACAGGGGATGATTGATCTAACGGCGGGCGGTCATGTGCTGGCCGGCCGGACACCGCTCGAAACGGCTTATCGAGAGCTATTTGAGGAGATTGGTATATCGGGGATAAATCTGGCGGGAGGTAATCTTATACCGGTAGGCCAAACTCCCGTTCAAATCGTAGAGAAACCTTATGATCATACGGTCAATGCCGAGATTAATGTTTTGTTTGCCGGCCGCTTGAAACAGCAGGCTTTGCCGAAAATCCGCATTGATTGTCAAGAAGTGGAGAACTTGAGCTTGCAAACCGCCGAGGATTTGAGAGAGCTGGCAAATAGTCCTCTTGCTTCTTCCAGTTTATGCTTTTGTCTGCCGATCTATCTCGAGAATCTTCGGCATTTCATGTCTAGAAAATAA
- a CDS encoding protein kinase: protein MAGGNKFDATSMSLFPGYLLPTRQGQTVSEIVAKISATKSVDSECQNEADLLQELSGRAGFPAVVHRGQAAVRYDDRPSFLSATKNVSRQAPFFIMPRIGGLDLDLFRLKQSDPAEASRKKLALITGQLMPALADRVVELHERNIVHRDIKPNNVLYDPAANILTVLDFGRAARLDAVEARTDHGAFPYVPPELMLETPDREDVRVDVFGFGATYYTLLTGRLGLEYEGVGNIWRLTGLDLMFISQEEVVKRFCREQLQLGTLGYAALVERIKMPNELKQSELGKYLVRLVHPIKTERPASMGEVAETIKRLGAQFNQGSSL, encoded by the coding sequence GTGGCCGGCGGCAACAAGTTTGACGCGACCTCCATGTCCCTTTTCCCCGGGTACCTGTTGCCGACCAGGCAGGGCCAAACAGTCAGCGAGATAGTCGCTAAAATCTCGGCCACGAAAAGCGTCGACAGTGAGTGCCAGAATGAGGCCGATCTTTTACAGGAACTGTCCGGCCGGGCCGGTTTCCCCGCGGTCGTTCACCGGGGCCAGGCGGCCGTGAGATATGACGACCGACCCAGCTTTTTAAGCGCGACAAAAAACGTCAGCCGGCAGGCGCCGTTCTTTATCATGCCCCGGATCGGCGGGCTGGACCTCGATCTCTTTCGGCTCAAGCAGAGTGATCCGGCAGAGGCCAGCCGGAAAAAACTTGCCTTGATCACCGGCCAGCTCATGCCGGCGCTGGCCGACCGGGTGGTCGAGCTGCACGAACGCAATATTGTCCACCGCGATATCAAGCCGAACAACGTCCTCTATGACCCGGCCGCTAATATCCTGACCGTCCTCGATTTCGGCCGGGCCGCGCGTCTCGATGCGGTCGAAGCGAGAACAGACCATGGCGCTTTTCCTTATGTGCCGCCCGAGTTGATGCTGGAAACCCCGGACAGGGAGGATGTCCGCGTCGATGTGTTTGGTTTTGGCGCGACTTATTATACCCTCCTGACCGGCCGGCTGGGGCTGGAGTATGAGGGGGTTGGCAATATCTGGCGTCTGACCGGCCTGGATTTAATGTTCATTTCGCAGGAAGAGGTGGTCAAGCGGTTTTGCCGGGAGCAGCTGCAGTTGGGTACCCTCGGCTATGCCGCACTGGTCGAGAGGATCAAAATGCCGAACGAGTTGAAACAATCAGAGCTGGGAAAGTATCTGGTCCGGCTGGTCCATCCGATCAAGACCGAGCGGCCGGCGAGCATGGGTGAGGTGGCGGAGACGATCAAGCGGCTGGGCGCGCAGTTCAACCAGGGTAGCTCGCTGTAG
- the queF gene encoding preQ(1) synthase has product MALIEVVDNQYPDREYTVNIEFPEFTCVCPKTGLPDFATILIDYVPGKKLVELKSLKLYFISYRNVGAFHEHVINKILDDFVAACHPRSAKIIGEFSVRGGIKTTVSAAYPQ; this is encoded by the coding sequence ATGGCGCTGATCGAAGTCGTTGACAATCAATATCCCGATCGGGAGTACACGGTAAATATCGAGTTCCCGGAGTTCACCTGCGTTTGCCCGAAGACCGGCTTGCCCGATTTCGCCACCATCCTGATCGATTATGTCCCGGGAAAGAAATTAGTGGAGTTGAAGTCGCTGAAGCTGTATTTTATCTCCTACCGCAATGTCGGCGCTTTCCACGAGCATGTCATCAATAAAATACTGGATGACTTTGTCGCCGCCTGCCACCCCCGCTCGGCCAAGATAATCGGCGAATTCAGCGTCCGGGGCGGGATAAAAACAACCGTCAGCGCCGCCTATCCTCAATAG
- the pyrF gene encoding orotidine-5'-phosphate decarboxylase — protein GDVGHSSAAYAKSVFDACKADATTVNPYMGHDSVQPFLDYQEKGVFILCLTSNVGGKDFQAAGQEPLYISVAKHVKEWNQHGNCGLVVGATKPDELKAIKALAGEMPLLIPGVGAQGGDLEAAVKFGGQRAIINASRSIIYAADPGAEAKKLKDEINQWR, from the coding sequence GGGGCGACGTCGGACACTCCTCGGCGGCCTATGCTAAAAGCGTCTTTGACGCCTGCAAAGCCGATGCCACGACCGTCAACCCGTATATGGGCCACGACTCGGTCCAGCCGTTCCTCGATTATCAGGAGAAAGGGGTTTTTATCCTCTGCCTGACCTCGAATGTCGGGGGGAAAGACTTCCAGGCGGCTGGCCAGGAGCCACTGTATATTTCTGTCGCTAAACATGTCAAAGAGTGGAACCAGCACGGCAACTGCGGGCTGGTGGTCGGCGCGACCAAACCGGACGAGCTGAAAGCGATCAAAGCGCTGGCCGGCGAGATGCCGCTCCTGATCCCGGGGGTCGGCGCGCAGGGGGGAGACCTTGAAGCCGCCGTTAAGTTCGGCGGCCAGCGGGCGATCATCAACGCTTCGCGCAGTATCATTTACGCCGCTGACCCGGGAGCCGAAGCAAAAAAGCTAAAGGACGAGATTAACCAATGGCGCTGA